One genomic segment of bacterium includes these proteins:
- a CDS encoding proline--tRNA ligase, which translates to MESAISPKRHEDYPEWYQQVIRAADLAEVSPVRGCMVIKPWGYGIWENMQRILDRRFKETGHENAYFPIFIPLSFLEKEAAHVEGFAKECAVVTHHRLEMKDGKLIPTSELEEPLIVRPTSETIIGDSFAKWIRSYRDLPLLINQWANVVRWEMRTRLFLRTAEFLWQEGHTAHATEEDAREETLKILNIYQSFMQDVLALPVITGKKPDHERFPGAVDSYTCEAMMQDRKALQAGTSHYLGQNFAKASGIQFASEAGTQEYVHTTSWGVSTRMIGGVIMQHGDDDGLRLPPRVAPKHVVILPVIPKAESEAKVLEYAAKVEAALHGVSYAGDPLVSFVDRRDIRGGEKNWQWIKKGIPLRVEVGPRDADKNAAVIYRRDKGIKEKIEVSLEAMPELLPKLLTEIQATLYEQAQNHLATNLRTDINNFADFKAYFTAKQAAKPEIHGGFVRAKWSEDPASTALLDDLKVTVRCLPLDQTGSEGKCVLTGKPATTEAIFAKAY; encoded by the coding sequence ATGGAATCTGCAATTTCACCTAAGCGTCACGAAGATTACCCGGAGTGGTATCAGCAAGTCATTCGTGCTGCCGATTTGGCCGAAGTTTCACCGGTGCGCGGCTGTATGGTGATTAAACCCTGGGGCTATGGCATTTGGGAAAACATGCAGCGCATTTTGGATCGCCGTTTTAAGGAAACGGGGCACGAGAATGCGTATTTCCCTATTTTCATTCCACTGAGTTTTTTGGAAAAAGAAGCAGCGCATGTTGAGGGCTTTGCTAAGGAGTGTGCTGTAGTTACGCATCATCGTCTGGAGATGAAAGACGGTAAGTTAATTCCAACGAGCGAGCTTGAAGAGCCACTAATTGTTCGTCCAACTTCAGAAACCATTATTGGGGATTCTTTTGCCAAGTGGATTCGCTCTTATCGTGACTTGCCGTTATTAATTAATCAATGGGCCAATGTGGTGCGTTGGGAAATGCGCACGCGGTTGTTTTTGCGCACGGCGGAATTTCTTTGGCAGGAAGGGCATACTGCGCATGCGACTGAAGAAGATGCACGCGAGGAGACGCTAAAAATCTTAAATATCTACCAATCCTTTATGCAGGATGTTTTGGCCTTGCCGGTGATTACGGGGAAAAAGCCCGATCACGAGAGATTCCCTGGTGCAGTTGATAGTTATACTTGTGAAGCGATGATGCAGGATCGTAAGGCGTTACAGGCCGGCACCTCGCATTACCTGGGACAGAATTTTGCAAAAGCCAGTGGCATTCAGTTTGCCAGCGAAGCGGGGACTCAGGAATACGTACACACAACTTCTTGGGGTGTTTCCACGCGCATGATTGGTGGCGTGATTATGCAGCATGGAGATGATGACGGCTTACGCTTACCGCCGCGAGTTGCGCCAAAGCACGTTGTGATTCTACCGGTGATTCCTAAGGCTGAGAGTGAAGCCAAGGTGCTTGAGTATGCAGCAAAAGTTGAAGCGGCTTTGCATGGGGTGAGTTATGCGGGAGATCCGCTGGTGAGTTTTGTTGACCGTCGCGATATTCGTGGTGGTGAAAAGAATTGGCAATGGATCAAAAAGGGGATTCCACTGCGGGTTGAAGTTGGTCCACGTGATGCTGACAAAAATGCGGCTGTGATTTATCGGCGCGACAAGGGCATTAAGGAAAAGATTGAAGTTTCACTTGAGGCCATGCCAGAACTTTTACCGAAATTACTTACAGAAATTCAAGCTACGCTCTATGAGCAAGCGCAAAATCATTTAGCGACCAATCTGCGCACTGATATTAATAACTTTGCTGATTTTAAAGCCTACTTCACAGCTAAACAGGCTGCTAAGCCTGAAATTCACGGTGGCTTTGTGCGGGCTAAATGGTCAGAGGATCCTGCTTCGACGGCGTTACTGGATGATTTGAAGGTTACGGTGCGTTGCTTGCCGCTTGATCAAACTGGTAGCGAAGGCAAGTGTGTTTTAACCGGCAAGCCAGCAACAACCGAAGCGATTTTTGCTAAGGCGTATTAA
- a CDS encoding Lrp/AsnC family transcriptional regulator, which produces MTEPTLTKIDEIDREILSELDHNSRQSIAELAAKLNLQRDRITYRIKKLTEQGVLVATTTTVNPYKYNLVVYKMYLRLQNDQARIKKLVAKIKNHPNTYWVGESDGKWDLMLAIFARHPAEFRSFQQEILTDATDLVISFAVYTLTDSFLFRKRYLGKKSSTFMRLGGHPGSVELEEIDFKMLKLLALNSRLTITELAQNLRTTPRIVQSHLSRLEKLGVILGYRVILDFDRLGISHFKAQLQLTSTDPSLEARIFDYCRGVPNITYVVQQLGDCVLELELEVDDYPHYNALIADLRAKFADEIREIETILIRKQFYRF; this is translated from the coding sequence ATGACTGAGCCGACTCTCACTAAAATTGATGAAATCGACCGCGAGATTTTATCTGAGCTCGATCATAATTCTCGCCAATCAATCGCAGAGCTAGCAGCAAAACTTAACTTACAACGCGATCGCATCACCTACCGGATTAAAAAGTTAACTGAACAAGGCGTCCTAGTTGCGACAACAACAACTGTAAATCCCTACAAGTATAACCTTGTTGTCTATAAAATGTATTTACGCTTGCAAAACGATCAAGCCCGTATCAAAAAACTCGTTGCCAAAATTAAGAACCATCCCAACACCTACTGGGTAGGAGAAAGTGACGGCAAGTGGGATCTGATGTTAGCGATTTTTGCTCGCCATCCCGCAGAATTTAGATCTTTTCAACAAGAGATTCTTACCGACGCGACAGATTTAGTAATCAGCTTCGCAGTTTACACGCTGACTGATTCGTTTTTATTCCGTAAGCGCTATCTGGGGAAGAAAAGCTCGACATTTATGCGCCTTGGCGGCCACCCAGGCTCAGTTGAACTCGAAGAAATCGACTTTAAAATGCTTAAGCTTTTAGCTTTGAATTCGCGCTTAACGATTACTGAACTTGCGCAAAATTTAAGAACTACGCCGCGAATTGTTCAATCGCATCTCAGTCGTCTGGAAAAGCTTGGAGTGATTCTTGGATACCGAGTAATTCTCGATTTCGATCGACTCGGAATTTCACACTTTAAGGCTCAACTCCAATTGACCAGCACCGACCCCAGCCTGGAAGCAAGAATTTTTGACTACTGTCGAGGGGTTCCCAATATTACATATGTCGTCCAACAACTTGGCGACTGCGTCTTAGAGCTAGAGTTAGAAGTTGACGACTACCCGCATTACAATGCACTGATCGCTGATTTAAGAGCAAAGTTTGCCGATGAGATTCGAGAAATCGAAACAATCTTAATTCGTAAGCAGTTTTACCGCTTTTAG
- a CDS encoding type II toxin-antitoxin system prevent-host-death family antitoxin: protein MAKQFSIYEAKAKLSELLRHVKANGTAIITERGLPIAEIVPYKAVQTLSGRYQQLTAQGYIVAARKGKFSSVVKKTGALDRFLKERE from the coding sequence ATGGCCAAGCAATTTTCAATTTATGAAGCAAAAGCAAAACTTAGCGAGCTCCTCAGGCATGTTAAGGCAAATGGGACTGCGATCATTACGGAGCGTGGTTTGCCAATCGCTGAAATCGTTCCTTACAAAGCTGTTCAGACATTAAGCGGACGCTATCAGCAACTCACGGCTCAGGGCTACATTGTAGCTGCTCGTAAGGGCAAATTCAGTTCTGTGGTAAAAAAGACTGGTGCACTCGATCGTTTCCTCAAGGAACGAGAATAA
- a CDS encoding HigA family addiction module antidote protein, protein MKRKTKIKPNRPIAVHPGKVLQSILDDNEISQSELSRHLKMPQSKINEICRGKRGVSAEMAYKLARVFNSSPEFWLNLQREWELKEFDENDFCHITPLKIRA, encoded by the coding sequence CCAATTGCTGTACACCCAGGAAAAGTATTGCAAAGCATCCTGGACGATAATGAAATTTCGCAATCCGAACTCTCGCGTCATCTAAAAATGCCTCAATCCAAGATCAATGAAATCTGCAGAGGTAAACGCGGTGTTTCAGCTGAAATGGCATATAAACTTGCACGTGTGTTTAATTCCAGCCCTGAATTTTGGCTAAATTTGCAACGCGAATGGGAATTGAAAGAATTTGATGAAAATGACTTTTGCCATATTACACCGTTAAAAATCAGAGCTTAG
- a CDS encoding Glu/Leu/Phe/Val dehydrogenase — protein MPDFNANAVKIIDTKSHEKVFCYEDPDLKYQAIIALHSTKLGPAAGGCRLRHYDSFADALYDALRLAEGMSYKNSLAGIPYGGGKAVIIPPVDPNFDRKKLFQSFGKFVASLAGKYYTAEDMGTSVPDIVTVSETCQYVIGMPKEQGGCGDPSPYTALGVYHGMRAAVENVYGVADLKNRTVMIQGAGHVGYYLAQILAAADAKILIADTHPERAEVIVKEFKATAVSSDDVFNQRFDIFAPCAVGGILNDRTATLLNCSIIAGGANNQLSEPGVEQILNKRNILYTPDFAVNAGGIIACVDQHAAGGFNDERVKDRVKKIYDTIKMIYKEASLRHLTPGQVANKLAEERIHLSQKPLPTGVTSDQVKSPMAMLYDLPM, from the coding sequence ATGCCAGACTTTAATGCTAATGCTGTAAAAATAATCGACACGAAGAGCCACGAAAAAGTTTTTTGCTACGAAGATCCAGACCTTAAGTATCAAGCGATCATTGCCCTGCACAGTACTAAACTCGGCCCGGCAGCAGGCGGCTGTAGATTGCGCCATTATGACTCCTTTGCTGATGCTCTTTACGATGCACTACGCTTAGCGGAAGGCATGTCCTACAAAAATTCCTTAGCAGGTATTCCCTACGGTGGCGGTAAAGCAGTGATTATTCCCCCAGTGGATCCTAATTTTGACCGTAAAAAATTGTTTCAAAGCTTTGGTAAATTTGTCGCAAGCCTTGCTGGTAAATATTACACTGCCGAAGATATGGGAACGTCAGTTCCTGATATTGTTACTGTTTCTGAAACTTGCCAGTATGTAATTGGAATGCCCAAAGAGCAGGGCGGCTGTGGAGATCCTTCACCATACACGGCCTTAGGAGTTTATCATGGCATGCGCGCTGCGGTTGAAAACGTTTACGGTGTGGCCGACCTAAAAAACCGCACAGTCATGATTCAAGGTGCAGGACACGTGGGCTATTACCTTGCGCAAATATTAGCTGCTGCAGATGCAAAAATCTTAATTGCCGATACGCATCCTGAGCGCGCCGAGGTAATCGTCAAGGAGTTTAAGGCAACTGCAGTTTCATCCGATGATGTTTTTAATCAGCGTTTTGATATTTTTGCTCCTTGCGCTGTTGGAGGCATTCTCAATGACCGCACGGCAACACTTTTAAACTGTTCAATTATTGCGGGTGGGGCAAACAATCAGCTCAGCGAACCAGGGGTTGAACAAATTCTTAATAAAAGAAACATTCTCTATACTCCAGATTTTGCAGTTAACGCTGGTGGAATCATTGCTTGCGTTGATCAGCACGCAGCTGGTGGATTTAACGACGAGCGTGTTAAGGATCGAGTCAAAAAAATCTACGACACAATCAAAATGATCTACAAAGAGGCTTCATTGCGACATCTGACTCCTGGGCAAGTTGCCAATAAATTGGCCGAAGAGCGCATTCACTTGTCACAAAAGCCATTGCCAACTGGAGTGACCTCGGATCAGGTCAAGAGTCCAATGGCAATGCTTTATGATTTACCGATGTAA
- a CDS encoding type II toxin-antitoxin system VapC family toxin, with product MSVCYLDTSVLVAVSMQETGYATLIKRLLRYKHIVSHHLIESELIATFSRESIDPVLARKNLELINLVFPAHSLLNEIIEVQSHGYIRGADALHLATAVWIAGEDRKDLTFLTLDKLQASSAKALGFK from the coding sequence ATGTCGGTTTGTTATCTAGATACGAGCGTTTTAGTCGCAGTTTCCATGCAGGAAACTGGCTATGCTACGTTGATCAAGCGCTTGCTAAGATACAAGCACATAGTTTCACATCATTTGATTGAATCTGAATTGATTGCAACGTTTTCTCGTGAAAGCATTGATCCCGTTTTGGCTCGCAAGAACTTGGAACTGATCAATTTGGTTTTCCCTGCACATTCATTATTAAACGAAATCATAGAAGTGCAGTCTCATGGTTATATACGTGGGGCTGATGCACTACATCTTGCAACTGCGGTATGGATCGCAGGTGAAGACCGGAAAGATTTAACATTTTTAACACTGGATAAACTTCAAGCTTCATCTGCAAAAGCGTTGGGATTTAAATAA